The Verrucomicrobium spinosum DSM 4136 = JCM 18804 genome includes a region encoding these proteins:
- a CDS encoding alpha-2-macroglobulin family protein encodes MKSCFVKLPWFASLAVFVPLVMLCAVISLDLLAQAGGDKGNGDPEKLLTRAEKLLSEGNGAEAMKLLQPLLEKPLAESGVDDKQVERALDLAYNGLQSLGAAGTGVDDLFEGVHKAHPQSWRVLALSARLLDRSPHQGSMIDGKFQRQNWSGKRADSTDRDHGQALMWLRKASTLALQDAGATAAERVGVLMEEAAAVLSGKEPWELQSLTDLEKLPEVEINEGGRGQMMGRGKGRGWGYAAGGTGYPVDAAGNPVYFKIPASWEAAANDGERWRYLLKLAADTDPASAHLATFAFASEIQGWLDVGTLQQTAFWPMIQKASEEEGKLRQGIVDLPTLKPEETITRLATGIRRHTLPEDYRFIAILRELGSGSTTSGPQALILLASIYETRQQRDLAAAVWKEIIERHGEDPEVKGVALARLRQIESNLGKLEVKETQPAGKKAEVDLVFRNARQVKLTARPVRMDALLNTLQEEYKARANGKKEREQSQWTWLDQAFATILNGSVPIREAEVKKYLGESAVTWEVALEPREKHADRRIRIETPLSLAGIYFLEATFEGGSVAHTVVDLTDLVVLTKPVYNAGGAHGFVLDAATGRPVPKASVVAFGYRNEYRNEGNRSKEVWFTREQRFTTGTDGDFLITGDDESRYSWMLRVESPEGGKAVVGFSQFYRHYRGQDPDGQQQKLYITTDRPAYRPGQKVYLAGWARRATYEEGKSGNEFANQRFAVHINDPRGEKLLEQQVVADANGAMSLDLTLAETAALGRYSVSISNSTQMAGYAFFQVEEYKKPEFEVKVKTPEKPVQLGEPFTATVEAKYYFGGAVSEAKVHYKVERVRHDASWFPVTRWDWLYGPGYWWRNNDYAWLPGYTSCIRIWPPWWGVRADPPEVVAEATVDIGPDGTVKIPIETALAKELHGDQDHQYNISAEVTDSSRRMISGSGSVVAPRQPYQVYVWTQRGYYEAGEEARVSVQARTPDGSPVNGKAVLKVLAVTYEPGGAPVEAEKARFELAARDGDPAVQMLQFPEAGQYRLAVEFDDGAGHQVGGTAHTTVRGKDFDGRGFRFPDLEVVAEKAEYAPGEEASFVVNIAQEGGSLLVFERPQNGGYLKPRVLTLAQGKSTRFSLPVGSKDQPNFFLEVVTVHGAKIHTRVVQVPVPPGKRIADVSVTPSQETYKPQADGTVQIQVKHPDGTPVQGPVILTGYDKALEYISGGSNVPNVRDFFWGWKRNHHVAGMSSLNTVNSRISVYGLTWEPVGMFGTQYLGRIMFAGGGSISGFGRGWSGSGRADYDSFAASPVVPAAAPMAATAMPMEAAKSKAMAGSIDGLLAANQTAGGADEAVPMIRQDFADLLVWHAAATTDAQGKVSLPVHFPDDLTTWKLRAWVLGPNTEVGEASVEVISRKDLLVRMQAPRFFVEKDEVVLSGIVHNDLKEKQNVRAVLELDGRTLAPLEGQATEQRFEIAPGGEHRFDWRVKVIAEGEATVRMKALAAGESDAVEKKFPVYVHGMLRQDAWSLAIRPDQGQGTITFEVPEMRRPAQTRFEVRYSPSLAAAMVDALPFLVSYPHGCTEQTLNRFVPTVITQKVLLDLGLDLKAIRDKGVNLNAQELGDPVKRAQQWRRYRKNDQDPVFDEKVVKKMAAAGVERLESMQANDGGWGWWPGAAQGTAHLTAQVVEGLLQARAAGAEVPAGMLSRGLDWLSRHEEKELRRLNLPEKTQDHKFQADNEDALVHAALVAGERGNKGMRTHLYNDRLKLSKSMQALVGLACATVKETERRDMIIRNLEQFQKQDEENQTAWLDFGNDQRWWYWYDDETETLAAYLKLRLIKDGKDPVASRLVKYLLNNRKHGNYWKSTRDTAAAISALAKYIKSSGETAPDLLVELWLDGKKVKEAPINKDNLFSFDHAFVIEGEALTAGKHQLEIRRKGAGPLYANAYLACFTLEDHLRAAGLEVKVQRNLYKLVPEKTQDLVSGAHGQALKQQGSRYRREPLGPEATVKSGDLLEVELITESKNDYEYLMLEDFKPAGCEAVDLQSGYFWSQGLNTYREFRDEKVTHYLERLPRGKQSLTYRLRAEIPGKFSALPSVIEGMYAPELKGNAEERSVVVEE; translated from the coding sequence ATGAAAAGCTGTTTTGTGAAACTCCCCTGGTTCGCCTCCCTCGCGGTCTTTGTGCCGCTGGTGATGTTGTGCGCCGTTATCTCGCTGGATCTCCTGGCCCAGGCAGGCGGCGACAAAGGCAACGGTGATCCGGAAAAGCTGCTGACGCGGGCTGAAAAACTGCTGAGTGAGGGCAATGGGGCGGAGGCGATGAAGCTGCTTCAGCCTTTGCTGGAGAAGCCTCTTGCCGAATCAGGCGTCGATGACAAGCAGGTGGAGCGCGCGCTCGATCTGGCTTACAACGGGCTACAGAGTTTGGGGGCGGCGGGGACCGGGGTGGATGATCTCTTTGAAGGGGTGCATAAGGCCCACCCCCAGAGCTGGCGGGTACTAGCCCTATCTGCCAGATTGCTGGATCGCAGCCCTCACCAGGGCAGTATGATAGATGGCAAATTCCAGCGGCAGAACTGGTCCGGGAAGAGGGCTGACAGCACGGACCGTGACCATGGGCAGGCGCTCATGTGGTTGCGCAAGGCATCCACTCTGGCCCTGCAAGATGCGGGGGCGACGGCAGCGGAGCGTGTCGGCGTCCTGATGGAGGAGGCCGCCGCCGTGCTGTCAGGCAAGGAACCTTGGGAGCTCCAAAGTCTGACGGATCTGGAGAAACTGCCGGAGGTGGAAATCAACGAAGGGGGGCGTGGGCAAATGATGGGGAGAGGCAAAGGTCGGGGGTGGGGATATGCGGCCGGTGGCACCGGCTACCCGGTGGATGCGGCGGGCAATCCCGTTTACTTCAAGATTCCAGCTTCCTGGGAGGCCGCCGCCAATGACGGGGAACGCTGGCGTTATCTCCTGAAGCTCGCTGCGGACACGGATCCGGCCTCAGCCCACCTGGCGACATTTGCCTTTGCGAGCGAGATCCAGGGGTGGTTGGACGTCGGTACCCTACAGCAGACTGCCTTCTGGCCGATGATCCAGAAGGCAAGTGAGGAAGAGGGCAAGCTGCGCCAGGGCATCGTGGATCTGCCCACGTTGAAGCCGGAGGAAACCATCACCAGGCTGGCCACTGGGATCCGTCGGCACACGCTTCCGGAAGATTACCGGTTTATCGCGATCTTGCGGGAGCTTGGCTCGGGCAGCACGACGAGTGGCCCACAGGCGTTGATTTTACTGGCGAGCATCTATGAAACCAGGCAGCAACGTGACCTGGCCGCTGCGGTGTGGAAAGAGATCATCGAGCGCCATGGCGAGGACCCAGAAGTGAAGGGCGTGGCCCTGGCCCGGCTGCGCCAGATTGAGAGCAACCTGGGAAAACTGGAGGTCAAGGAAACACAGCCTGCCGGGAAGAAGGCTGAGGTGGACCTGGTCTTCCGCAACGCCCGGCAGGTCAAGCTCACTGCCCGACCGGTGAGGATGGATGCCCTGCTGAATACCCTGCAGGAGGAATACAAGGCACGGGCCAACGGGAAAAAGGAACGGGAACAAAGCCAGTGGACCTGGCTGGACCAGGCCTTCGCCACCATTCTCAACGGCTCCGTGCCGATCAGGGAGGCCGAGGTAAAGAAGTACCTGGGCGAATCTGCGGTCACCTGGGAGGTGGCCCTGGAGCCGCGGGAGAAGCACGCCGACCGGCGCATCCGCATTGAGACTCCACTGAGCCTGGCAGGCATCTATTTCCTCGAAGCCACCTTTGAAGGCGGCAGCGTGGCGCATACCGTGGTGGACCTGACGGACCTGGTCGTACTCACCAAGCCCGTGTACAATGCAGGTGGAGCCCACGGCTTTGTGCTGGATGCGGCCACCGGGCGCCCGGTGCCGAAGGCCAGCGTCGTGGCTTTTGGATACCGCAATGAGTATCGCAATGAGGGCAACCGTTCCAAAGAGGTTTGGTTCACCCGCGAACAACGCTTCACCACTGGGACGGATGGAGACTTCCTGATCACAGGGGATGACGAGAGCCGCTACAGCTGGATGCTCCGCGTTGAGTCACCCGAGGGTGGCAAGGCCGTGGTGGGCTTCTCCCAGTTTTACCGCCACTACCGGGGCCAGGATCCCGATGGCCAGCAGCAGAAACTCTACATCACCACGGACCGTCCTGCGTATCGCCCCGGGCAGAAGGTCTATCTGGCTGGCTGGGCCCGGCGGGCCACTTATGAAGAGGGCAAGTCCGGCAATGAGTTCGCGAATCAGCGCTTTGCGGTGCACATCAATGACCCTCGTGGGGAGAAGCTGCTGGAGCAGCAGGTGGTCGCGGATGCAAATGGAGCCATGAGCCTGGACCTCACCCTTGCGGAGACGGCGGCTCTGGGACGCTATTCGGTGAGCATCAGCAATTCCACCCAGATGGCGGGGTATGCCTTTTTCCAGGTGGAGGAGTACAAGAAGCCGGAGTTCGAGGTCAAAGTGAAGACACCGGAAAAACCGGTGCAACTGGGTGAGCCCTTCACCGCCACGGTGGAGGCCAAGTACTACTTCGGCGGAGCGGTGAGCGAGGCCAAGGTGCACTATAAAGTCGAGCGTGTGCGTCACGACGCATCGTGGTTCCCCGTCACGCGATGGGACTGGCTCTACGGCCCCGGCTACTGGTGGCGGAACAATGACTACGCGTGGCTCCCCGGCTATACCAGTTGCATCCGCATCTGGCCGCCCTGGTGGGGTGTGCGGGCAGATCCGCCGGAGGTTGTGGCCGAGGCGACCGTGGACATCGGTCCGGATGGTACGGTGAAGATCCCGATCGAGACGGCTCTGGCCAAGGAACTGCACGGTGACCAGGATCACCAGTACAACATCTCCGCAGAGGTGACGGACTCATCCCGTCGCATGATCTCCGGCTCCGGCTCCGTCGTGGCCCCGCGCCAGCCCTACCAGGTGTACGTGTGGACCCAGCGCGGGTACTATGAAGCCGGCGAGGAGGCTCGCGTCTCGGTGCAAGCTCGCACACCAGACGGCAGCCCCGTGAACGGCAAGGCGGTGCTGAAGGTCCTGGCAGTCACCTATGAACCGGGCGGTGCTCCGGTGGAGGCAGAGAAGGCCCGGTTTGAGCTTGCCGCAAGGGATGGGGACCCGGCCGTGCAGATGCTGCAGTTCCCGGAGGCAGGACAATACCGGCTGGCGGTGGAGTTTGACGATGGCGCAGGGCATCAGGTGGGCGGCACCGCCCACACCACGGTGCGAGGAAAGGACTTCGACGGCAGAGGTTTCCGTTTCCCGGATCTGGAGGTGGTGGCAGAGAAGGCGGAGTATGCTCCTGGTGAAGAAGCATCCTTCGTGGTGAACATCGCCCAGGAAGGCGGCAGCCTCCTGGTGTTCGAGCGCCCCCAGAATGGTGGCTATCTCAAGCCCCGCGTGCTTACGCTGGCCCAGGGGAAGTCCACCCGCTTCAGCCTGCCCGTGGGCTCGAAAGACCAGCCCAACTTTTTCCTGGAGGTGGTGACAGTTCATGGAGCCAAGATCCACACCCGGGTGGTGCAGGTGCCGGTGCCGCCCGGTAAAAGGATTGCGGACGTGAGCGTCACCCCTTCACAAGAGACTTATAAACCGCAAGCGGATGGCACGGTACAGATCCAGGTAAAGCACCCCGATGGCACCCCGGTGCAGGGGCCGGTCATCCTGACCGGGTATGACAAGGCCCTCGAGTACATTTCTGGCGGAAGCAACGTGCCCAACGTGCGCGATTTCTTCTGGGGGTGGAAGCGGAATCACCATGTGGCGGGGATGAGTTCCCTGAACACTGTGAACTCGCGAATCTCCGTGTATGGGTTGACTTGGGAGCCGGTGGGGATGTTTGGGACCCAATACCTCGGCCGGATAATGTTTGCCGGCGGAGGGAGCATAAGCGGGTTCGGGAGGGGATGGTCCGGTTCGGGCAGAGCAGACTACGACAGCTTCGCGGCGTCGCCGGTTGTGCCCGCCGCAGCGCCCATGGCGGCCACAGCCATGCCCATGGAGGCAGCCAAGTCGAAAGCCATGGCCGGCTCCATTGACGGGCTCCTGGCTGCCAATCAAACGGCGGGTGGAGCGGACGAGGCCGTGCCCATGATTCGCCAGGACTTCGCCGATTTGCTGGTGTGGCATGCCGCGGCGACCACAGACGCGCAGGGCAAGGTCAGTCTTCCGGTGCATTTTCCGGATGATCTCACCACCTGGAAGCTTCGCGCCTGGGTCCTGGGGCCCAACACGGAGGTGGGCGAGGCCTCGGTGGAGGTCATCAGTCGCAAGGACCTGCTCGTGCGCATGCAGGCCCCGCGCTTCTTTGTTGAGAAGGATGAGGTGGTGCTCTCCGGCATCGTGCACAATGATCTGAAGGAGAAGCAAAACGTGCGTGCGGTCCTCGAACTCGATGGCAGGACGCTCGCTCCGCTGGAGGGGCAGGCCACCGAGCAACGGTTTGAGATTGCCCCCGGTGGCGAGCACCGGTTTGACTGGCGGGTCAAGGTGATTGCCGAGGGTGAGGCAACCGTCCGCATGAAGGCCCTGGCCGCTGGGGAAAGTGACGCGGTGGAGAAGAAATTCCCCGTCTATGTGCATGGCATGTTGCGACAGGACGCCTGGAGCCTGGCCATCCGCCCGGATCAGGGGCAGGGGACCATAACCTTTGAAGTGCCGGAAATGCGCCGTCCCGCCCAGACGCGGTTCGAGGTGCGCTACAGCCCCAGCCTGGCCGCCGCCATGGTGGATGCCCTGCCTTTCCTCGTGAGCTATCCGCATGGTTGCACGGAGCAGACGTTGAACCGGTTTGTGCCCACAGTGATCACCCAGAAGGTGCTGCTGGACCTGGGCCTGGATCTTAAAGCCATTCGGGACAAGGGCGTGAACTTGAATGCCCAGGAGCTGGGAGATCCCGTCAAACGCGCCCAGCAGTGGCGGCGCTATCGCAAGAACGATCAGGATCCGGTCTTCGACGAGAAAGTCGTCAAAAAGATGGCCGCTGCCGGGGTGGAGCGGCTGGAGTCCATGCAGGCGAACGACGGCGGGTGGGGATGGTGGCCCGGTGCCGCCCAGGGAACCGCACATCTGACGGCCCAAGTGGTGGAAGGCCTGCTACAGGCGCGTGCCGCCGGTGCAGAGGTGCCTGCTGGCATGCTCAGCCGCGGGCTGGACTGGCTGTCACGTCATGAGGAGAAGGAATTGCGCCGCCTGAACCTGCCGGAGAAGACGCAGGATCACAAATTCCAGGCGGACAATGAAGACGCCCTGGTGCACGCCGCCCTGGTTGCCGGGGAGCGCGGAAATAAAGGCATGCGCACCCACCTCTACAACGACCGCCTCAAGCTCTCGAAATCGATGCAGGCCCTCGTGGGGCTGGCCTGCGCCACCGTCAAGGAGACGGAGCGTCGGGACATGATCATCCGCAATCTGGAGCAGTTCCAGAAACAGGATGAGGAGAACCAGACCGCGTGGCTGGACTTCGGCAACGACCAGCGGTGGTGGTACTGGTATGACGACGAGACCGAGACCCTGGCAGCGTACCTGAAGCTACGGCTCATCAAGGACGGCAAGGATCCTGTGGCATCCCGTCTGGTGAAGTACCTGCTGAACAATCGAAAGCATGGGAACTACTGGAAGAGCACGCGCGACACGGCGGCGGCCATCAGCGCCTTGGCCAAGTACATCAAGTCCTCCGGTGAGACCGCCCCTGACCTGCTGGTGGAGCTGTGGCTGGATGGCAAGAAGGTCAAAGAGGCCCCCATCAACAAGGACAACCTGTTCTCCTTCGACCACGCCTTCGTGATCGAGGGTGAGGCGCTCACCGCTGGCAAACACCAGCTTGAGATCCGTCGCAAAGGGGCGGGGCCATTGTACGCCAACGCTTACCTCGCCTGCTTCACCCTGGAAGATCACCTCCGGGCGGCCGGGCTGGAAGTGAAGGTGCAGCGGAACCTCTACAAGCTGGTACCGGAGAAAACGCAGGACCTGGTGTCGGGTGCTCATGGCCAGGCTCTCAAGCAGCAGGGGTCGCGTTATCGCCGCGAACCCCTGGGACCTGAGGCCACCGTGAAAAGCGGCGACCTGCTGGAAGTGGAACTCATCACGGAGAGCAAGAACGACTACGAGTACCTCATGCTGGAGGACTTCAAGCCCGCCGGATGTGAAGCGGTGGATCTGCAGAGCGGCTACTTCTGGAGCCAGGGGCTGAACACCTATCGCGAGTTCCGCGATGAAAAGGTGACGCACTACCTGGAGAGGTTGCCTCGCGGGAAGCAGTCTTTGACCTATCGTCTCCGCGCTGAAATTCCCGGGAAGTTCAGCGCCCTGCCCAGTGTGATCGAGGGTATGTACGCGCCGGAGCTGAAGGGGAATGCCGAGGAGCGGAGTGTGGTGGTGGAAGAGTGA
- a CDS encoding phosphate signaling complex PhoU family protein, with the protein MTDPSQGHISSQFNRDLGTLRDNVLMMSALTERSLANAQAGLFQRDAERCNRAIADDDEIDTLERELSAEAMRVILRFQPVALDLRVVVATIKISVNLERIADHAVSIARRARKLLDWEPIPQMPALAALFTDCCKFHHQVVEAFVTHHALSPNFLEIAHAGLIRRAQEYSDTVAARMPYELDQAINACMELVHIAKLLEQIVGISRDIGTDTQFAFNPEFVAVRRQDVEGME; encoded by the coding sequence ATGACCGATCCCTCCCAAGGACACATTTCCAGCCAGTTCAACCGGGACCTCGGCACTCTCCGGGACAACGTCCTAATGATGTCTGCACTCACAGAGCGCAGCCTGGCCAATGCCCAGGCGGGACTCTTTCAAAGGGATGCGGAACGCTGCAATCGCGCCATCGCCGATGACGACGAGATCGACACGCTGGAGCGCGAGCTCAGCGCGGAAGCCATGCGAGTGATCCTGCGCTTTCAACCCGTCGCGCTCGATTTGCGGGTTGTCGTGGCCACCATCAAGATCAGCGTGAACCTGGAGCGGATTGCGGATCACGCCGTCAGCATTGCACGGCGCGCCCGCAAGCTGCTGGACTGGGAGCCCATCCCCCAGATGCCCGCGCTGGCCGCCCTCTTCACCGATTGCTGCAAGTTTCACCACCAGGTGGTGGAGGCCTTTGTGACGCATCACGCCCTTTCGCCCAACTTTTTGGAAATCGCCCACGCCGGCCTGATCCGCCGCGCCCAGGAATACAGCGACACGGTGGCTGCCCGAATGCCCTACGAGCTGGACCAAGCCATCAACGCCTGCATGGAGCTGGTGCACATCGCCAAGTTGCTGGAGCAGATCGTAGGCATCAGTCGTGACATCGGCACCGATACCCAGTTCGCCTTTAATCCCGAGTTCGTGGCGGTGCGTCGGCAGGATGTCGAGGGAATGGAGTGA
- a CDS encoding DKNYY domain-containing protein, with amino-acid sequence MSPRTLQLPFLRSAAALSVTLASAITLVTSGGCAQGKPSGFSASGYHVRGGKVFYHGGFGISSPVEIPGGDGASFQKLDDLEPASFYGRDKAAVYYCGKPIPGADPATFTRLRNTYALDAKQVYYQGYAISKDPAHFKLLDELAGKDSRRVYWCGHVISEDAPNFRYIGHSGAVAYHRDRQQVLANGIKVEGADPATFRLLSHAYSRDARRVYQLTKSIPGADVNTFQVMTRWYTRDARQVFWDGKLIAGANPDTFVILNENSHCSHDGVRAYHWNNVIPGANPASFPVGKKCRSCWENRILFEE; translated from the coding sequence ATGTCGCCTCGCACGCTCCAACTCCCCTTTTTGCGTTCCGCCGCCGCTTTGTCCGTCACCCTTGCTTCCGCCATCACCCTGGTGACCTCTGGTGGCTGCGCTCAGGGGAAGCCCTCGGGCTTTTCGGCTTCTGGCTACCACGTGCGGGGTGGCAAGGTCTTTTATCATGGTGGGTTCGGTATCTCGAGTCCTGTGGAGATCCCCGGGGGCGATGGGGCTTCCTTCCAGAAGCTGGACGACCTCGAGCCAGCCTCGTTTTACGGGCGGGACAAAGCAGCCGTCTATTATTGCGGCAAGCCCATCCCTGGTGCTGATCCGGCTACCTTCACCCGCCTGCGCAACACCTACGCGCTGGATGCGAAGCAGGTTTACTACCAGGGCTACGCCATCTCCAAGGATCCCGCCCACTTCAAGCTGCTGGACGAGCTCGCGGGCAAGGACAGCCGCCGTGTTTACTGGTGCGGGCATGTGATTTCCGAAGATGCGCCGAACTTTCGCTACATCGGGCACTCTGGGGCGGTGGCCTATCACCGTGACCGGCAGCAGGTGCTGGCCAATGGGATCAAGGTGGAGGGAGCCGATCCGGCGACCTTTCGCCTGCTGAGTCACGCCTACAGCCGGGATGCTCGCCGGGTCTATCAGCTCACCAAGTCCATACCTGGTGCAGATGTCAATACCTTCCAGGTGATGACCCGCTGGTACACCCGTGATGCCCGGCAGGTCTTCTGGGATGGCAAGCTCATCGCAGGAGCCAATCCGGACACCTTCGTCATTCTCAATGAGAATAGTCATTGCAGCCACGACGGCGTGCGGGCCTACCATTGGAACAACGTCATCCCCGGTGCAAACCCCGCCTCCTTCCCGGTGGGTAAAAAATGCCGCTCCTGCTGGGAGAACCGGATCTTGTTTGAGGAGTGA
- a CDS encoding SRPBCC family protein, translating to MSAILPNTQSVNQSYGVPLEPGTLQLERLLPGPIERVWSYLVEPEKRRKWFAGGQMEQRNGGYMELQFRHRELSQPGEEVPENYRSTQDMEPAPGKVIRCTPPTLLVFEWEFCEGMSEVTFELSPEGESVRLVLTHRRLLHKENKVSVAAGWHTHVGLLMDLLENRELGPFWPEHERLMKEYDERLPEC from the coding sequence ATGAGTGCTATCCTGCCAAATACCCAGTCGGTAAATCAGTCTTACGGCGTCCCTCTAGAACCCGGCACCTTGCAGCTGGAGCGTCTGCTACCCGGCCCCATCGAGCGAGTCTGGAGCTACTTGGTGGAACCGGAGAAACGCCGGAAATGGTTCGCGGGCGGTCAGATGGAGCAGCGCAATGGCGGTTACATGGAACTTCAGTTCCGACATCGGGAACTCAGTCAGCCCGGAGAAGAGGTGCCGGAGAACTACCGGAGCACCCAGGATATGGAGCCCGCTCCCGGGAAGGTGATCCGCTGCACGCCGCCGACACTGTTGGTGTTCGAGTGGGAGTTCTGTGAGGGGATGTCCGAGGTCACCTTCGAACTCAGTCCAGAAGGGGAGTCCGTCCGGCTGGTCCTGACGCATCGGCGGCTCCTTCATAAAGAGAACAAAGTCTCCGTCGCGGCTGGTTGGCACACCCACGTAGGACTGCTGATGGATCTGCTGGAGAACCGCGAGCTCGGACCGTTCTGGCCGGAGCACGAGCGGTTGATGAAGGAGTATGACGAGCGGTTGCCGGAGTGCTGA
- a CDS encoding ArsR/SmtB family transcription factor, translating to MNPIEALADPTRRRIVEILSEGELTAGAICSHFDMSAPAISQHLKVLRTAHLVTVRVEGQRRIHGLDPAGIREIETWLAHMKRFWNRSLDALEAELLKPEEPSQIESRQ from the coding sequence ATGAACCCGATAGAAGCTCTGGCCGACCCCACGAGGCGCCGCATTGTCGAGATCCTGTCGGAAGGGGAACTCACCGCCGGTGCCATCTGTTCTCACTTTGACATGAGCGCCCCAGCCATCTCCCAACACTTGAAAGTGTTGCGGACGGCGCACTTGGTGACCGTTCGTGTCGAAGGCCAACGCCGAATCCACGGGCTCGACCCCGCAGGCATCCGCGAGATCGAAACCTGGCTCGCCCATATGAAGCGCTTCTGGAATCGCAGCTTGGACGCTCTAGAGGCAGAGCTGCTCAAGCCCGAGGAACCCAGTCAGATTGAATCACGACAATAA
- a CDS encoding PQQ-binding-like beta-propeller repeat protein, whose protein sequence is MGPKRDGHWRENGLLEKFPEGGPKILWRAPISGGYSGPSVAGGSVFVMDYVRSDGDPAPSAGARQNLSGKERVLCFDAATGKQKWVVEYDCPYSVSYPVGPRCTVTVDGDRAYALGAMGNLHCIHVETGKIIWSKDFPKDYGAEAPFWGYSSHPMVVDDLVITLLGTQKGVVVAFNKRTGTEVWRSLEATAPGYSPVNLTRAGGVDQLIVWHADALNGINPKTGKPYWQVPLKPMYAMSIMMPLIHNDLVFAGGIMGISATVKLDAHTPTAALHWEGKPNNSLGPKNSTPVVVDNLMYGFDRDGDLRCVDLLTGRRLWTTTDPVGGRSQNSSTAFLIKTNINFIIFNEMGELITAKLDREGYSQISKAKVLEPTTPHANRKVIWSCPAFAHRCVYVRNDEELICVSLAAE, encoded by the coding sequence ATGGGCCCCAAGCGCGACGGCCATTGGCGGGAGAACGGCCTGTTGGAAAAGTTCCCTGAAGGCGGTCCCAAGATTCTCTGGCGCGCCCCGATCAGCGGCGGCTACAGCGGCCCCTCCGTGGCGGGCGGCAGCGTGTTCGTGATGGATTACGTGCGCAGCGACGGTGACCCAGCCCCGAGCGCGGGAGCCAGGCAGAACCTCTCCGGCAAGGAGCGGGTGCTGTGTTTTGACGCCGCTACTGGCAAACAGAAATGGGTGGTCGAGTACGATTGCCCCTACTCGGTGAGCTACCCAGTGGGCCCCCGCTGCACCGTGACCGTCGATGGCGATCGCGCCTACGCCCTGGGCGCAATGGGGAACCTCCACTGTATTCACGTAGAAACCGGGAAAATCATCTGGTCCAAGGACTTCCCCAAAGACTACGGTGCCGAGGCTCCCTTTTGGGGTTACTCCAGCCATCCAATGGTCGTGGATGATCTGGTGATCACCCTGCTGGGCACTCAAAAGGGAGTGGTCGTGGCCTTCAACAAGCGGACCGGGACCGAAGTCTGGAGATCGCTCGAAGCCACTGCGCCAGGGTACTCGCCAGTGAATCTGACCCGAGCCGGCGGGGTGGATCAACTCATCGTGTGGCACGCAGATGCGCTCAACGGCATTAATCCAAAAACGGGAAAACCCTATTGGCAGGTTCCTCTGAAGCCGATGTACGCGATGAGCATCATGATGCCACTTATTCACAATGACCTCGTTTTTGCTGGTGGCATTATGGGGATCAGCGCGACCGTGAAACTGGATGCTCACACTCCTACCGCCGCTCTCCATTGGGAAGGCAAGCCGAACAATTCCCTAGGCCCCAAGAACAGCACGCCGGTGGTTGTGGATAACTTGATGTACGGCTTTGACCGCGACGGCGACCTGCGGTGCGTGGACTTACTCACAGGCCGCAGATTGTGGACAACTACCGACCCAGTGGGCGGAAGGAGTCAAAATAGCAGCACCGCTTTTCTCATAAAAACCAACATTAACTTCATAATTTTCAATGAAATGGGTGAGCTAATTACGGCTAAACTAGATCGAGAAGGTTATTCACAAATCTCAAAGGCGAAGGTCCTAGAGCCAACAACCCCTCACGCCAACCGAAAGGTGATCTGGAGCTGTCCTGCTTTCGCTCACCGCTGCGTCTATGTGCGTAACGATGAGGAATTGATCTGTGTTTCCCTCGCCGCTGAATAG